One genomic segment of Phyllopteryx taeniolatus isolate TA_2022b chromosome 12, UOR_Ptae_1.2, whole genome shotgun sequence includes these proteins:
- the jam2b gene encoding junctional adhesion molecule 2b isoform X3, giving the protein MTMMMFSLLLLLCIHCPVSMSVTVSSSKTKVEVHEHTDAVLSCDFRTEKDQNPRIEWKKKEKAVTFVYFNNKFIGSYAGRAKMEGAALTIHSVTQKDSGEYRCEVTASDDHVNFGEATVTLDVHVPPHIPSCEVPSSVFAGSDLELLCKDKQSVPPATYSWYKDNRALKVSSDAAYSMDARRGTLKFTSVSKVDSGMYRCESSNSVGAPKSCVAQQLKVIDYPVDITILIAGASGFVIVTLLCCICVCVCRRRGCREKEKKTKSTKSYNPPPPPPPPPPPIHNIKTYKPTQSFMI; this is encoded by the exons atgacgatgatgatgttcTCCCTTCTACTTCTACTCTGCATACACT GTCCTGTCAGCATGTCAGTGACCGTGAGCTCGTCTAAAACCAAAGTGGAGGTCCATGAACACACAG ATGCCGTCCTGTCCTGCGACTTCCGCACCGAGAAGGACCAGAACCCTCGAATCGagtggaagaaaaaagaaaaagctgtgACCTTTGTCTACTTTAATAACAAATTCATCG GCTCGTACGCAGGCCGGGCCAAGATGGAGGGAGCCGCTCTGACCATCCACTCTGTCACACAGAAAGACTCCGGCGAGTATCGCTGTGAGGTGACCGCCAGCGACGACCACGTCAACTTCGGAGAGGCCACGGTGACCCTCGATGTGCACG TGCCCCCCCACATCCCGTCCTGCGAGGTGCCCTCCTCGGTGTTTGCGGGCTCCGACCTGGAGCTCCTGTGCAAAGACAAGCAGAGCGTGCCCCCGGCGACGTACAGCTGGTACAAAGACAACAGGGCCCTGAAGGTCTCGTCCGACGCGGCGTACAGCATGGACGCGCGCAGAGGCACGCTG AAGTTTACAAGCGTATCCAAAGTGGACTCTGGGATGTATCGCTGCGAGTCCTCCAACAGTGTGGGGGCGCCCAAGAGCTGCGTGGCGCAACAACTAAAAGTTATTGACT atcCGGTGGACATCACCATTTTGATCGCCGGCGCTTCGGGTTTTGTGATCGTCACGCTCCTCTGCTGCatctgtgtgtgcgtctgcCGCCGTCGAGGATGCCGCGAGA aagagaagaaaacaaaaag CACCAAGTCGTAcaaccctcctcctcctcctcctcctcctcctccgcccatCCACAAC ATCAAGACCTACAAACCCACTCAGTCCTTCATGATCTGA
- the jam2b gene encoding junctional adhesion molecule 2b isoform X1 has translation MTMMMFSLLLLLCIHCPVSMSVTVSSSKTKVEVHEHTDAVLSCDFRTEKDQNPRIEWKKKEKAVTFVYFNNKFIGSYAGRAKMEGAALTIHSVTQKDSGEYRCEVTASDDHVNFGEATVTLDVHGMRLSSTILVPPHIPSCEVPSSVFAGSDLELLCKDKQSVPPATYSWYKDNRALKVSSDAAYSMDARRGTLKFTSVSKVDSGMYRCESSNSVGAPKSCVAQQLKVIDYPVDITILIAGASGFVIVTLLCCICVCVCRRRGCREKEKKTKSTKSYNPPPPPPPPPPPIHNIKTYKPTQSFMI, from the exons atgacgatgatgatgttcTCCCTTCTACTTCTACTCTGCATACACT GTCCTGTCAGCATGTCAGTGACCGTGAGCTCGTCTAAAACCAAAGTGGAGGTCCATGAACACACAG ATGCCGTCCTGTCCTGCGACTTCCGCACCGAGAAGGACCAGAACCCTCGAATCGagtggaagaaaaaagaaaaagctgtgACCTTTGTCTACTTTAATAACAAATTCATCG GCTCGTACGCAGGCCGGGCCAAGATGGAGGGAGCCGCTCTGACCATCCACTCTGTCACACAGAAAGACTCCGGCGAGTATCGCTGTGAGGTGACCGCCAGCGACGACCACGTCAACTTCGGAGAGGCCACGGTGACCCTCGATGTGCACGGTATGCGTCTGTCatccacaatattag TGCCCCCCCACATCCCGTCCTGCGAGGTGCCCTCCTCGGTGTTTGCGGGCTCCGACCTGGAGCTCCTGTGCAAAGACAAGCAGAGCGTGCCCCCGGCGACGTACAGCTGGTACAAAGACAACAGGGCCCTGAAGGTCTCGTCCGACGCGGCGTACAGCATGGACGCGCGCAGAGGCACGCTG AAGTTTACAAGCGTATCCAAAGTGGACTCTGGGATGTATCGCTGCGAGTCCTCCAACAGTGTGGGGGCGCCCAAGAGCTGCGTGGCGCAACAACTAAAAGTTATTGACT atcCGGTGGACATCACCATTTTGATCGCCGGCGCTTCGGGTTTTGTGATCGTCACGCTCCTCTGCTGCatctgtgtgtgcgtctgcCGCCGTCGAGGATGCCGCGAGA aagagaagaaaacaaaaag CACCAAGTCGTAcaaccctcctcctcctcctcctcctcctcctccgcccatCCACAAC ATCAAGACCTACAAACCCACTCAGTCCTTCATGATCTGA
- the jam2b gene encoding junctional adhesion molecule 2b isoform X2, producing MTMMMFSLLLLLCIHCPVSMSVTVSSSKTKVEVHEHTDAVLSCDFRTEKDQNPRIEWKKKEKAVTFVYFNNKFIGSYAGRAKMEGAALTIHSVTQKDSGEYRCEVTASDDHVNFGEATVTLDVHGMRLSSTILVPPHIPSCEVPSSVFAGSDLELLCKDKQSVPPATYSWYKDNRALKVSSDAAYSMDARRGTLKFTSVSKVDSGMYRCESSNSVGAPKSCVAQQLKVIDYPVDITILIAGASGFVIVTLLCCICVCVCRRRGCREKKKTKSTKSYNPPPPPPPPPPPIHNIKTYKPTQSFMI from the exons atgacgatgatgatgttcTCCCTTCTACTTCTACTCTGCATACACT GTCCTGTCAGCATGTCAGTGACCGTGAGCTCGTCTAAAACCAAAGTGGAGGTCCATGAACACACAG ATGCCGTCCTGTCCTGCGACTTCCGCACCGAGAAGGACCAGAACCCTCGAATCGagtggaagaaaaaagaaaaagctgtgACCTTTGTCTACTTTAATAACAAATTCATCG GCTCGTACGCAGGCCGGGCCAAGATGGAGGGAGCCGCTCTGACCATCCACTCTGTCACACAGAAAGACTCCGGCGAGTATCGCTGTGAGGTGACCGCCAGCGACGACCACGTCAACTTCGGAGAGGCCACGGTGACCCTCGATGTGCACGGTATGCGTCTGTCatccacaatattag TGCCCCCCCACATCCCGTCCTGCGAGGTGCCCTCCTCGGTGTTTGCGGGCTCCGACCTGGAGCTCCTGTGCAAAGACAAGCAGAGCGTGCCCCCGGCGACGTACAGCTGGTACAAAGACAACAGGGCCCTGAAGGTCTCGTCCGACGCGGCGTACAGCATGGACGCGCGCAGAGGCACGCTG AAGTTTACAAGCGTATCCAAAGTGGACTCTGGGATGTATCGCTGCGAGTCCTCCAACAGTGTGGGGGCGCCCAAGAGCTGCGTGGCGCAACAACTAAAAGTTATTGACT atcCGGTGGACATCACCATTTTGATCGCCGGCGCTTCGGGTTTTGTGATCGTCACGCTCCTCTGCTGCatctgtgtgtgcgtctgcCGCCGTCGAGGATGCCGCGAGA agaagaaaacaaaaag CACCAAGTCGTAcaaccctcctcctcctcctcctcctcctcctccgcccatCCACAAC ATCAAGACCTACAAACCCACTCAGTCCTTCATGATCTGA